The following proteins are encoded in a genomic region of Spirosoma sp. SC4-14:
- a CDS encoding DUF177 domain-containing protein → MNSLRAYDINIVGLDNKRYEYDFTSGDTFFAALEQDLIEKGNIQTHLVLDKSETMIRLDFHIKGTVEQTCDRSLDEYDEPVDTQQTMLLKFGDHNEELSDEIELIERNTATINVARYIFEFISLSLPMKRLHPRFRSEEEDDADDEQNGKVIYRSDAEPNNEDDQPEIDPRWAALRKLSDN, encoded by the coding sequence GTGAACTCATTACGCGCATACGACATAAACATTGTCGGTCTGGACAATAAACGCTACGAGTACGATTTTACATCGGGCGATACGTTTTTTGCTGCGCTGGAACAGGATCTGATCGAAAAGGGCAATATTCAGACTCATTTGGTGCTGGATAAGTCAGAAACGATGATCCGGCTCGATTTTCATATTAAAGGCACCGTTGAGCAAACCTGCGATCGGAGCCTCGACGAATATGACGAGCCTGTTGATACGCAGCAAACCATGCTATTAAAGTTTGGCGACCACAATGAGGAACTAAGCGACGAAATTGAACTCATTGAACGTAATACCGCAACAATCAACGTGGCTCGTTACATTTTTGAGTTCATTAGCCTCTCGCTTCCCATGAAACGCCTGCATCCGCGTTTTCGGAGCGAAGAAGAGGATGATGCTGACGATGAGCAGAATGGTAAAGTAATTTACCGCTCGGATGCAGAACCGAATAACGAAGACGACCAGCCCGAAATTGATCCTCGCTGGGCCGCCTTACGGAAATTAAGTGATAATTAA
- a CDS encoding DMT family transporter produces MLLTIITLTTFAVLIRIVANPLSNVFQKQLTQRAANPLFVIAATYGFLALACLAFLPQLHFAGLPAPFWESMLVVGVFAMVGNVFLVKALHLGDLSVLGPINAYKSVVGLIVGIFLLNEIPGWWGLAGMCLIVIGSYVVLTNKQQRKGFSWSIFQRPEVKLRLAALVFSAIDGAFLKKAIVLSAPATAFFFWCVFGFGFTLVWILLTMRKQWQSQVRLLFSEKITYLALFLTVGITQVASNIALAHMPVGYALALFQTSALVSVLFGYQFFNEQGILRKLIGAGIMVAGAVMITVLG; encoded by the coding sequence ATGTTACTGACAATTATTACCCTTACTACGTTCGCCGTTCTAATTCGTATTGTTGCTAATCCGTTATCTAATGTGTTTCAGAAGCAATTAACACAGCGGGCAGCCAACCCATTGTTTGTGATTGCGGCTACATATGGCTTTCTGGCATTGGCATGTCTGGCTTTTTTACCTCAACTGCACTTTGCAGGCTTACCAGCGCCATTCTGGGAAAGTATGCTGGTTGTGGGGGTGTTTGCCATGGTTGGCAATGTCTTTCTGGTAAAAGCCCTGCACCTTGGCGACTTATCGGTATTGGGACCAATCAACGCCTATAAATCTGTTGTGGGACTTATTGTCGGTATTTTTCTGCTGAACGAAATTCCGGGATGGTGGGGACTGGCCGGAATGTGCCTTATTGTGATTGGCAGCTATGTTGTTTTAACCAATAAGCAACAACGGAAAGGGTTTTCGTGGAGCATTTTCCAGCGGCCTGAAGTAAAACTTCGATTAGCAGCACTGGTGTTTTCGGCTATCGACGGCGCTTTTCTGAAAAAAGCCATTGTGCTGTCGGCACCAGCTACGGCTTTTTTTTTCTGGTGTGTATTTGGCTTCGGGTTTACACTGGTCTGGATCTTGTTAACCATGCGAAAACAATGGCAAAGTCAGGTTCGGCTGCTGTTTTCTGAAAAAATTACGTACTTAGCTCTGTTTCTAACCGTGGGTATAACGCAGGTTGCCAGTAATATTGCACTAGCCCATATGCCAGTTGGTTATGCATTGGCTTTGTTTCAGACCTCGGCCCTGGTAAGTGTGCTGTTTGGCTATCAGTTTTTCAACGAGCAAGGCATTTTGCGTAAACTGATCGGGGCTGGCATTATGGTGGCGGGTGCCGTTATGATCACTGTTCTAGGCTAA
- a CDS encoding nicotinamidase — MTNAFLIIDAQFDFCHPNGALFVPGAEQDIERMATLIRRYADQIDHIVVTLDTHHLLDIAHPMFWQDVYGDHPAPFTRISAHDVNEGRWIPRFAVEKATEYVNSLEADGQFDHFIWPEHCLIGSRGAALHDTLLDGLKDWSRRRELDYVAIQKGLHPLSEHFGIFRAQVPDPQVPETQLNTALIADLERFDRVYLMGEAKSHCVANSLRQVMAFAPGLVSKIVVVTDCMSDVTGLGHLADPIYAEARTKKVPFVSSNAIFS, encoded by the coding sequence GTGACAAACGCGTTTCTGATAATTGACGCTCAGTTCGATTTCTGCCATCCCAATGGGGCATTGTTTGTACCCGGCGCTGAACAGGATATTGAACGCATGGCGACTCTAATCCGGCGTTATGCCGACCAAATTGATCATATCGTTGTAACACTCGATACGCATCACCTGCTCGATATTGCCCATCCTATGTTTTGGCAGGATGTTTATGGCGATCATCCGGCCCCATTTACCCGAATATCGGCTCATGATGTCAATGAAGGGCGATGGATTCCTCGATTTGCGGTTGAGAAAGCGACGGAATACGTAAATAGTCTGGAGGCCGATGGGCAGTTTGATCATTTTATCTGGCCAGAACACTGTTTGATCGGTTCGCGGGGGGCTGCCTTGCACGATACATTGCTCGATGGGTTGAAAGATTGGTCGCGTCGGCGCGAACTCGATTATGTAGCTATTCAGAAGGGGCTGCATCCGCTTTCCGAACATTTTGGTATTTTTCGGGCACAGGTTCCTGACCCACAGGTTCCTGAAACGCAGCTCAACACCGCATTAATTGCTGATCTGGAACGATTCGACCGGGTTTATCTAATGGGCGAAGCCAAATCGCACTGTGTAGCCAATAGCCTCAGGCAGGTAATGGCTTTTGCGCCGGGATTGGTATCAAAAATTGTTGTAGTGACCGATTGTATGTCGGATGTGACGGGTTTAGGGCATCTTGCCGATCCAATTTATGCAGAGGCTCGTACTAAAAAAGTGCCTTTTGTAAGTTCCAACGCAATTTTTAGCTGA
- a CDS encoding LON peptidase substrate-binding domain-containing protein yields the protein MEKTLPLFPLNLVVYPGEDLNLHIFEPRYRQLINECLEEERTFGIPAFINNKLPGYGTEMHVTTLHKRYDDGRMDIKSKGLKVFRLINFENPVEGKLYAGGEVELVEPGDSFSAHALPLQERLERLYGLLQIENDYDPRSENFSYKVAHKVGLSIEQEYELLTLETEAERQLFLIQHLNNVLPVVADMERTKQRIRMNGHFKNLDPLNF from the coding sequence ATGGAAAAAACGCTACCGCTATTTCCACTGAATCTGGTTGTTTATCCGGGAGAGGATCTGAACCTGCATATCTTCGAACCTCGCTACCGCCAGCTCATTAATGAGTGCCTGGAAGAAGAGCGTACATTCGGTATTCCGGCGTTTATTAACAATAAGCTGCCGGGGTATGGTACCGAAATGCACGTAACAACGCTGCATAAACGCTATGATGATGGCCGGATGGATATTAAATCGAAAGGACTGAAGGTATTTCGATTAATAAATTTCGAAAACCCGGTTGAAGGGAAACTGTATGCAGGTGGCGAGGTCGAACTGGTTGAACCGGGCGATAGTTTTAGCGCTCATGCGCTGCCTTTACAGGAACGACTGGAACGTCTCTACGGTCTGCTGCAAATTGAAAACGATTATGATCCCCGCAGCGAAAATTTCTCCTACAAAGTTGCTCACAAAGTAGGCCTCTCCATCGAACAGGAATATGAACTACTAACGCTGGAAACGGAGGCCGAACGGCAACTTTTTCTGATTCAGCACCTTAACAATGTGTTGCCCGTAGTAGCTGATATGGAGCGGACGAAGCAGCGCATCCGCATGAATGGCCATTTCAAAAACCTCGATCCACTAAATTTCTGA
- a CDS encoding dihydrofolate reductase family protein, whose protein sequence is MRKIIVLSFLSLDGVMQAPGGPDEDTSNGFEYGGWTAPFFHEADEAAGEFMEKQLKPADLLLGRKTFELFASYWPAHTDFWPSINEVTKYAVSTTIDQSDWQNSVFLKSVDDIKKLKDSEGTDIQVHGSGNLVQTLLKHDLVDELWLKIFPVTLGTGKRLFGEGTSPAAFTVTESLITPNGVIFANYKRAGEVKTGTIGV, encoded by the coding sequence ATGAGAAAAATAATCGTTCTATCGTTTCTTTCATTGGATGGTGTTATGCAGGCACCGGGGGGGCCAGACGAAGATACTTCCAACGGTTTCGAGTATGGTGGCTGGACGGCACCGTTTTTTCATGAAGCCGACGAAGCGGCCGGGGAGTTCATGGAAAAACAATTAAAACCAGCCGACCTTCTTTTGGGGCGCAAAACATTCGAGCTATTTGCGTCTTACTGGCCAGCACATACTGATTTTTGGCCGAGCATCAATGAGGTTACCAAATATGCGGTGAGTACGACCATAGACCAGTCAGACTGGCAAAACTCGGTCTTTCTGAAAAGCGTAGACGACATCAAAAAGCTTAAAGATTCCGAAGGTACTGACATTCAGGTTCATGGTAGCGGTAACCTGGTTCAGACGCTGCTCAAACATGATCTGGTCGATGAACTATGGCTCAAAATTTTCCCAGTCACGCTAGGCACAGGTAAGCGTCTGTTTGGTGAGGGGACCAGTCCGGCGGCCTTTACGGTAACCGAAAGTTTAATTACACCCAATGGTGTAATCTTCGCTAACTACAAGCGAGCGGGCGAGGTTAAAACCGGCACTATTGGTGTGTAA
- a CDS encoding serine hydrolase domain-containing protein, producing the protein MKKIIVILFLTITTVGYGQNTVHFADSIRKAYNVPELSYAVVDSKSTLEIAALGRHSIDLPDTATLNDRFHIGSNTKAMTAFIIANYLEKGRLKWTTKFFDLFPEWKEKSKPEYATITLQDLLSHKARIQPFQGEDGPKIPEFKGTNQEKRKQFGQFVLTLEPVELSDKIPFIYSNAGYTLATLMVEKITGKSWEQLVEKIFNSDLKLNVKLSWPENQKQKDTWGHSFENGKLTPVPSNVDYHLDYTEPAGDINIKLKDYIKFIQLNLAGLKGQDNYLKAETYKFIHKGIKNYSLGWYNIYENGKELSTHSGTAGTYYTLVHIDRMNYKAYIIFTNSFNIDTQQAVRLLMRKLKENYGS; encoded by the coding sequence ATGAAAAAAATAATAGTAATACTATTTCTAACCATTACGACGGTAGGCTATGGACAGAATACCGTTCATTTTGCTGACTCAATCCGTAAAGCGTACAACGTTCCCGAACTTAGTTATGCAGTAGTTGACAGTAAATCAACATTAGAGATTGCGGCTTTGGGTAGGCATTCTATCGACCTTCCAGATACCGCAACGTTAAATGACAGATTTCATATTGGCTCTAATACTAAAGCAATGACAGCATTTATTATTGCTAACTATTTAGAAAAAGGACGTTTGAAATGGACGACTAAATTCTTTGACTTATTTCCTGAGTGGAAAGAAAAAAGTAAACCCGAATATGCCACTATTACCTTACAAGATTTACTTTCCCATAAAGCCAGAATACAACCCTTTCAAGGCGAAGATGGTCCTAAAATTCCAGAATTCAAAGGAACAAATCAAGAAAAAAGGAAACAATTCGGGCAGTTTGTACTAACGTTAGAGCCTGTAGAACTTAGCGATAAGATCCCCTTCATCTACTCAAATGCTGGATATACTCTGGCTACACTAATGGTAGAAAAAATTACAGGCAAAAGCTGGGAACAATTGGTTGAAAAGATATTTAATAGTGACTTAAAGCTTAACGTAAAATTATCCTGGCCAGAAAATCAAAAACAAAAAGATACCTGGGGACATAGTTTTGAAAACGGTAAGCTTACTCCTGTTCCTTCTAATGTCGATTATCACCTGGATTATACTGAACCTGCAGGAGATATAAATATAAAACTCAAAGATTACATCAAGTTCATTCAACTTAACCTAGCGGGGCTCAAAGGTCAGGATAATTATTTAAAAGCAGAAACATACAAGTTTATTCATAAAGGTATTAAAAACTACTCATTAGGGTGGTATAATATTTATGAAAATGGAAAAGAACTCTCCACTCATTCTGGCACAGCAGGAACATACTATACCCTTGTGCATATTGACAGAATGAACTATAAAGCTTATATTATTTTTACAAATTCCTTTAATATAGATACCCAACAAGCGGTAAGGCTATTGATGAGAAAACTTAAAGAAAATTATGGTAGCTAA
- a CDS encoding VOC family protein — MYQRIAHIALIVENYDDAIEFYTQKLDFRLLEDTKLSDDKRWVMVAPKGAKECCLLLAKAANEQQAAFVGNQTGGRVFLFLFTDDFWGDYEKLQSREIKFVRPPQDFEYGTVAVFEDLYGNMWDLIEPNENNKGLIN; from the coding sequence ATGTATCAAAGGATAGCACATATTGCCTTAATAGTTGAGAATTATGATGACGCTATAGAGTTCTATACCCAAAAACTTGACTTTCGATTATTAGAAGACACTAAGTTAAGTGACGACAAGAGATGGGTAATGGTAGCGCCTAAAGGAGCTAAAGAATGCTGTTTGTTATTAGCAAAAGCCGCGAATGAACAACAAGCTGCATTTGTTGGTAATCAAACAGGCGGACGAGTTTTCTTATTTCTTTTTACTGATGATTTTTGGGGAGATTACGAAAAGCTCCAAAGCAGAGAAATAAAATTCGTAAGACCACCGCAAGACTTTGAATACGGAACAGTCGCTGTGTTTGAAGATTTATATGGCAATATGTGGGATTTAATTGAGCCAAACGAAAACAACAAAGGGTTAATAAACTAA
- a CDS encoding NUDIX hydrolase translates to MSKQEEALQDAHKFQYWKSQMESNGMKINAINDFYIRRRHNGEVLFAMLEVDADTPEGDKIPPALFLKGHAASMLVCLIDKDTREKFVVLVKQRRIADGSQIYEHPAGMVDASDAADEVAAREIGEEVGLAVTASELTKLNPRVWYPSTGTSDEGMHFFFIEKEMLRDEIMSFHHKNMGSESEHERITSVVATIPEAHKLITNVNGLLLNFLYLKHVGDYETMKLL, encoded by the coding sequence ATGAGTAAGCAGGAAGAAGCTCTTCAGGATGCGCACAAGTTCCAATACTGGAAAAGCCAGATGGAAAGCAATGGCATGAAAATAAACGCCATCAATGATTTTTACATTCGTCGTCGGCATAATGGCGAAGTACTATTTGCCATGCTCGAAGTAGACGCCGATACGCCCGAAGGCGACAAAATTCCACCGGCCCTATTTCTGAAAGGCCATGCAGCCTCCATGCTCGTTTGCCTGATCGACAAAGACACACGAGAGAAATTTGTGGTGCTGGTTAAGCAGCGACGCATTGCCGATGGCTCGCAGATTTATGAACACCCGGCCGGGATGGTCGATGCCAGCGATGCCGCCGATGAGGTAGCCGCTCGCGAGATAGGCGAAGAAGTTGGCCTTGCTGTTACGGCCAGCGAGCTAACCAAACTAAATCCACGTGTCTGGTATCCAAGCACTGGGACTAGTGACGAGGGTATGCATTTTTTCTTTATCGAAAAAGAAATGCTCCGCGACGAAATTATGTCGTTTCATCACAAAAATATGGGCAGCGAATCGGAGCATGAACGCATTACGAGCGTTGTAGCCACCATTCCCGAAGCGCACAAGCTAATTACCAACGTAAACGGCCTGCTGCTTAATTTTCTGTATTTAAAACACGTCGGTGATTATGAGACAATGAAGTTGTTGTAG
- a CDS encoding phosphodiester glycosidase family protein → MLNTLSTTPSLLFLLCFSSIVSLKAQSVPDSVQVKNANWRSTRINRRIVWQEAHFDSLFKSKQNINLVIVKNRRRTPTIALASAGDSLKPTSWFGKKFRALIAVNGTFFDTKNGGSVDLIKVDGQLMDTTRLSGKKLTEHQQAAIVIHRNKVQIAFGGEQPGWDRQLSAENVMTTGPLLLWDGKPHLLQKNAFNDNRHPRTCLCVGPKKQLILATVDGRNANAQGMNLHELTRLMRWLGCRNAINLDGGGSTTLWISTVGEGSNGVANYPSDSKQWIHTGERPVSNVLLIR, encoded by the coding sequence ATGCTCAACACCCTCTCAACTACGCCATCACTGCTCTTTTTACTCTGTTTCTCCAGTATTGTTTCGCTAAAAGCCCAATCCGTTCCCGATTCCGTTCAGGTCAAAAACGCCAACTGGCGCAGCACACGCATTAACCGACGCATTGTCTGGCAGGAAGCCCACTTCGATAGCCTCTTTAAATCAAAGCAAAACATCAATCTGGTTATCGTCAAAAACCGACGCCGGACACCAACCATAGCCCTGGCATCGGCTGGCGACAGCCTGAAACCAACAAGCTGGTTCGGCAAGAAATTCAGGGCGCTGATCGCTGTTAATGGCACCTTCTTCGACACTAAAAACGGTGGCTCTGTCGACCTAATTAAGGTAGATGGACAATTGATGGATACAACCCGTCTATCCGGCAAAAAACTCACCGAACACCAACAGGCCGCCATTGTCATTCATCGAAATAAGGTGCAGATTGCATTCGGAGGAGAGCAACCAGGTTGGGACCGTCAGTTGTCTGCCGAGAATGTAATGACCACCGGCCCGCTCCTGCTCTGGGATGGAAAACCACATCTGTTGCAGAAAAACGCTTTCAACGACAACCGCCACCCGCGCACGTGTTTGTGTGTAGGGCCCAAAAAACAGCTTATTCTGGCAACGGTCGATGGCCGCAACGCCAATGCGCAGGGCATGAATCTGCATGAACTAACCAGGCTGATGCGCTGGCTTGGCTGCCGCAATGCCATCAATCTGGATGGTGGCGGTTCGACCACGTTATGGATCAGCACGGTTGGCGAGGGCAGTAACGGTGTAGCCAATTATCCATCCGATAGCAAACAATGGATTCATACCGGCGAACGCCCGGTAAGTAATGTACTTCTGATTCGATAA
- a CDS encoding S9 family peptidase has protein sequence MLKRIFLLLLVSAQVVCAQTKTKVLVTDLMRIKQVGGIELSPDGKQAIYTITSIEPNPDQKDEYDYKTHIYLTGLTPGDPKALTHGAESARQATWSPDGQRLAFVRTVKGKSQIFIMPLSGGEAWQLTSSPYGASNPIWSPDGKQIAFTGGVSMAQMLTDSLLNPTKNGPLWSLEKPGFTTNNFIKPDKKIKANPDGSLAEIRAYLSKDVDDKKAKVITRLNFQGEATTEPELTFTHLYLINVSEGSTPKPLTRGFASYQAANWLPSGQGLLAVTDRDSLKHPDRETDNAIVFIPANGSANRMVVLAEAGKSYGSPKVSPDGKQLAFLTSPSQGVNFAQIGLASLNGTTASNIQLVTFDRAAGNLTWTTLPASTGKGKKNPTGGGYAIYFTASSNGGVPLYKLDPTSRQVTQLTNFESGVTGFDVNGDRVVFAKTEVANPSELYVTNGDAKVQTKLSNHNGWVAQRQLSFPQKYTYKNSLGQTVDYWIMKPSFAETGKKYPLLLNMHGGPTAMWGPGEASMWHEFQYMCSQGYGIVYANPRGSGGYGLAFQRANIKDWGTGPTEDVLAAATAAAKEAWVDTSRQVITGGSYAGYLTAWIVGHDNRFKAAFAQRGVYDLTTFLGEGNAWRLIPNYFVFPWDTGAEVLDANSPYTFVQNIKTPLLIKHGENDLRTGPIQSEMMYKSLKILGRPVEYVRMPGATHELSRSGNVRQRLDRLLRIYEFFERYIGPDAQELTQK, from the coding sequence ATGCTAAAACGAATTTTCCTTCTTTTACTCGTTTCGGCGCAGGTTGTCTGTGCTCAAACGAAAACAAAGGTTCTTGTAACCGACCTGATGCGAATTAAGCAGGTTGGTGGCATTGAGCTATCGCCCGACGGCAAACAGGCGATTTATACCATAACCTCTATTGAGCCAAATCCCGATCAAAAAGACGAGTACGACTACAAAACACACATTTATCTGACCGGACTTACACCGGGCGATCCTAAGGCCCTTACACACGGAGCCGAATCGGCCCGGCAGGCAACCTGGTCGCCCGATGGCCAGCGCCTTGCTTTTGTGCGGACGGTGAAAGGGAAAAGTCAGATTTTCATTATGCCCCTCAGTGGTGGCGAAGCCTGGCAGCTTACCAGCAGTCCCTACGGTGCATCTAACCCAATATGGTCGCCCGATGGAAAACAGATAGCTTTTACGGGAGGAGTGTCAATGGCGCAGATGCTAACCGACTCACTTCTGAACCCTACTAAAAACGGGCCGCTGTGGTCACTCGAAAAACCAGGTTTTACCACCAATAACTTCATCAAACCAGACAAAAAAATCAAAGCGAATCCCGACGGATCGCTGGCCGAAATCCGGGCCTACCTGAGCAAAGATGTTGACGATAAAAAAGCGAAAGTTATAACCCGGCTCAACTTTCAGGGCGAAGCCACAACCGAACCTGAACTTACCTTTACACATCTCTATCTGATCAATGTTAGTGAAGGATCGACGCCCAAACCGCTAACTCGTGGCTTTGCCTCCTATCAGGCAGCAAACTGGCTGCCCAGTGGGCAAGGGCTACTGGCCGTTACGGACCGCGATTCGCTGAAACATCCCGACCGCGAAACCGACAATGCCATTGTCTTTATTCCGGCCAATGGTTCAGCAAACCGTATGGTTGTGTTGGCCGAAGCCGGAAAAAGCTACGGATCACCTAAAGTATCGCCCGATGGAAAACAGTTGGCTTTCCTGACCAGCCCCTCGCAGGGTGTTAATTTTGCGCAGATCGGACTGGCCAGTCTGAACGGAACTACAGCCTCAAACATCCAACTGGTCACGTTCGACCGGGCCGCTGGCAACCTGACCTGGACAACCCTGCCCGCATCAACTGGCAAAGGCAAGAAAAACCCAACTGGCGGAGGATACGCGATTTATTTCACGGCATCGTCAAACGGAGGAGTACCACTCTACAAATTAGATCCTACTTCGCGCCAGGTTACGCAGTTGACAAATTTTGAGAGTGGAGTAACGGGCTTCGATGTCAATGGCGACCGGGTCGTTTTTGCGAAAACAGAAGTAGCTAACCCTTCTGAACTCTATGTTACAAATGGCGACGCCAAAGTCCAAACCAAACTGAGTAATCATAACGGCTGGGTGGCTCAGCGGCAGCTTAGTTTCCCGCAAAAATATACCTACAAAAACTCACTGGGCCAGACGGTCGATTACTGGATCATGAAACCGTCGTTTGCCGAAACCGGGAAAAAATATCCGTTATTGCTCAACATGCATGGCGGCCCAACAGCCATGTGGGGACCGGGCGAAGCATCGATGTGGCACGAATTCCAGTATATGTGCTCGCAGGGGTATGGGATTGTTTACGCTAATCCACGCGGATCGGGCGGGTATGGCCTTGCTTTCCAGCGGGCCAACATCAAAGACTGGGGCACCGGCCCAACTGAAGATGTGCTGGCTGCCGCTACGGCTGCGGCTAAAGAAGCCTGGGTCGATACGAGCCGACAGGTTATTACGGGTGGTTCGTATGCTGGGTATCTGACGGCCTGGATTGTTGGGCACGACAATCGGTTTAAGGCCGCTTTTGCGCAGCGTGGTGTTTATGACCTAACTACCTTTTTGGGCGAAGGCAATGCATGGCGGCTCATTCCAAACTACTTTGTATTTCCCTGGGATACGGGCGCTGAGGTGCTGGATGCCAACTCGCCGTATACCTTTGTTCAGAACATCAAAACACCGTTGCTGATCAAGCATGGCGAAAATGACCTCCGCACCGGACCAATTCAGAGTGAAATGATGTATAAAAGCCTGAAAATTCTGGGACGACCGGTCGAGTATGTACGGATGCCGGGAGCTACCCACGAATTAAGCCGTTCAGGAAATGTTCGCCAGCGACTCGACCGTCTGCTTCGTATCTACGAATTCTTCGAGCGCTACATCGGTCCCGATGCGCAGGAGCTAACGCAGAAATAA
- a CDS encoding DinB family protein, whose product MTKSEIPVMPQFFDRYINLAENIDLIEALSQTATFASLIPLETAEALGELRYAPDKWTVKDILQHVIDNERIMTYRAMRFARNDKTALPGYDEQLFGQFANANHRAIADLYDEYAIVRQASICLFKSFDREMILRDGICFNQTISALALGYVVGGHALHHANIIRERYVPLLG is encoded by the coding sequence ATGACCAAGTCCGAAATTCCGGTAATGCCACAGTTTTTCGACCGTTACATCAATCTGGCCGAAAATATCGATCTCATCGAAGCCCTCTCGCAAACAGCAACCTTTGCAAGCCTGATTCCGCTCGAAACCGCCGAAGCGCTGGGCGAACTACGATATGCACCGGATAAATGGACGGTTAAAGACATTCTTCAGCATGTTATCGACAACGAACGCATCATGACCTACCGGGCTATGCGTTTCGCCCGGAACGATAAAACAGCCTTACCCGGCTATGATGAACAATTGTTTGGCCAGTTTGCCAACGCCAACCACCGGGCCATAGCGGATCTGTACGACGAATATGCCATTGTCCGTCAGGCAAGTATTTGTCTTTTTAAGAGCTTCGACCGGGAAATGATACTACGCGATGGTATTTGCTTCAATCAGACTATATCGGCGCTGGCACTTGGTTACGTGGTAGGCGGGCACGCCCTGCACCACGCCAACATCATTCGCGAACGTTATGTCCCACTGCTGGGTTAG
- a CDS encoding DUF6265 family protein: protein MKKPLLVFVFILLYCTTFLAQAQKGSLTDMAFLEGHWQGTFNGGPIDAVWIAPAGDNLTGFIRMMKDDKVTMYEMLIFEQTDNGPVALVKHFKPGLIGVEEKDKQDRYRFLEARKNYALYEKEDGSIRIIYEKKPNGQLVIQRGQPKDSQWAFSDLFVFKPAR, encoded by the coding sequence ATGAAAAAACCACTCCTGGTCTTCGTATTCATTCTGCTTTATTGCACCACTTTTTTGGCACAGGCCCAAAAAGGCTCACTGACCGATATGGCTTTTCTGGAAGGCCATTGGCAGGGCACGTTCAACGGTGGTCCCATCGATGCGGTCTGGATTGCACCCGCAGGTGATAATTTAACCGGCTTCATTCGAATGATGAAGGACGACAAGGTTACGATGTACGAAATGCTGATTTTTGAGCAAACCGACAACGGTCCGGTAGCGCTGGTGAAGCACTTTAAGCCAGGTCTGATTGGGGTTGAGGAAAAAGATAAACAGGATCGTTACCGGTTCCTCGAAGCCCGAAAAAACTATGCCCTCTATGAAAAAGAAGATGGCTCGATCCGAATCATTTATGAAAAAAAGCCGAACGGCCAGCTAGTCATTCAGCGGGGGCAACCCAAAGATTCACAATGGGCGTTCAGCGATCTGTTTGTATTTAAACCAGCACGCTGA
- a CDS encoding GNAT family N-acetyltransferase, which yields MTWQIRNMQPEYLMSLRQLYLDARQHTFNWQDISKFRLDDFDTATKDEEILVAVSGNTPIGFVSWWEPDNFIHNLYVDAGYYRQGIGKSLLEHCLTKIGRPAALKCLQQNTPALLFYQSQGWRVHSAGQSDDGNYFLMLFREPSATFHY from the coding sequence ATGACCTGGCAAATACGCAATATGCAGCCAGAATACCTCATGAGTTTACGACAGCTCTATCTGGATGCCCGACAGCATACATTTAACTGGCAGGATATATCGAAATTCAGACTCGATGATTTCGATACAGCAACGAAAGATGAGGAAATTCTGGTGGCCGTTTCAGGAAATACGCCCATTGGTTTTGTGTCGTGGTGGGAGCCTGACAATTTTATTCATAACCTCTATGTCGATGCAGGCTATTATCGCCAGGGGATCGGGAAATCGCTACTAGAGCACTGCCTGACGAAAATCGGGCGACCAGCCGCCCTGAAATGCCTACAACAAAACACGCCAGCCCTGCTGTTCTATCAATCGCAGGGCTGGCGTGTCCATTCGGCGGGCCAATCAGATGATGGCAACTATTTCCTGATGCTATTCCGTGAACCTTCTGCTACTTTCCACTACTGA